From a single Aspergillus puulaauensis MK2 DNA, chromosome 2, nearly complete sequence genomic region:
- a CDS encoding FAD-dependent monooxygenase (COG:C,H;~EggNog:ENOG410PKIW;~InterPro:IPR036188,IPR002938;~PFAM:PF01494;~TransMembrane:2 (o428-448i469-487o);~go_function: GO:0071949 - FAD binding [Evidence IEA]) — MAQSTLTPPPSPRVIIIGGAITGLTLARCLEKAGIDYVLLERHSDILTNLGGTLALLPAGCRVLDQLGVFDLLEECRSDLRGLVTALPDGYVYRKETFGLFGPKLGYPLTLLRRRDLLHALYTSLEDRSKILLGAKVVDIAPQGEPDGPLCVTADSGEVYTGDIVVGADGVHGVVREHMWRIAELQQTPRGKASQVRTGTEKGGMTVDYYTILGATPAAECPRGLTEMVRPGDMHMRCDKGVLLTLIANSDGSVNWFAAFKMDQTRVYPDLPEKLSQEEIRAKLEEYTQRKAWDGADSSDITFGDLWRVSPWVSATHLQEGFFDTWSCGRITCIGDTVFKFTPNLAQGANLCIESAAALANALYRIKSSGNTTTTAIHEALTEYPKPLKSRIKQLCLISYHTTRVHLLESRLLWYVARYILPYVMEPWVQYGVFLREHGMAVMLDYLPRPDRDKRAAEERARGWRMWRVDGHAALMVLGIGALSWFLR, encoded by the exons ATGGCACAGAGCACACTCACACCACCCCCGTCGCCCCGAGTAatcatcatcggcggcgccaTAACAGGCCTCACACTCGCGCGCTGCCTGGAGAAAGCCGGAATTGACTACGTGCTGCTAGAAAGGCACAGCGATATCCTCACGAACCTCGGCGGAACCCTTGCGCTGCTTCCAGCGGGCTGTCGTGTGCTCGACCAACTGGGCGTATTTGATCTTCTTGAGGAGTGTAGGAGCGACCTCCGTGGGCTGGTGACTGCGCTTCCAGACGGGTATGTCTATCGCAAGGAGACatttgggttgtttgggCCGAA GCTCGGCTATCCACTTACATTACTGCGCCGAAGGGACCTCCTCCATGCGCTCTACACCTCGCTAGAGGATAGATCGAAGATCCTGCTCGGCGCTAAGGTCGTGGATATCGCCCCGCAAGGTGAGCCGGATGGGCCGTTGTGTGTTACAGCTGACTCTGGCGAGGTATATACGGGCGATATTGTTGTAGGCGCGGACGGGGTGCATGGGGTCGTGCGCGAGCACATGTGGCGCATAGCTGAGCTCCAACAGACCCCTAGAGGAAAGGCGAGCCAGGTACGGACAGGCACAGAGAAAGGGGGAATGACGGTGGACTACTACACGATCCTGGGAGCCACGCCGGCGGCCGAGTGCCCTAGAGGGCTGACGGAGATGGTCCGGCCGGGCGACATGCACATGCGGTGCGACAAGGGTGTACTCCTGACATTAATCGCGAATTCAGACGGTTCGGTGAATTGGTTTGCGGCATTCAAGATGGACCAGACTCGGGTGTACCCTGATCTCCCGGAGAAGCTCTCGCAGGAGGAAATCAGGGCCAAGTTGGAAGAGTATACGCAGCGGAAGGCCTGGGATGGTGCCGATTCCAGCGACATCACTTTCGGGGACCTGTGGAGGGTGAGTCCGTGGGTGTCAGCAACGCACTTACAGGAGGGCTTCTTTGATACCTGGTCTTGTGGTCGTATTACTTGTATTGGTGACACTGTATTCAAA TTCACGCCGAATCTCGCACAGGGCGCGAATCTGTGCATCGAGTCAGCCGCTGCTCTCGCCAACGCACTGTATAGGATCAAGTCCTCAGGTAATACGACAACTACGGCTATCCACGAGGCACTGACCGAATACCCAAAGCCCCTGAAAAGCCGGATCAAGCAGCTTTGTCTAATCTCATACCACACGACGCGAGTCCACCTGCTAGAGTCGAGACTGCTGTGGTACGTGGCCCGCTATATTCTACCCTATGTCATGGAACCCTGGGTCCAGTATGGTGTTTTCCTGAGGGAGCATGGGATGGCGGTTATGCTTGACTATCTGCCGCGCCCGGATCGAGACAAGAGGGCTGCCGAGGAGCGGGCGAGGGGCTGGCGGATGTGGAGGGTGGATGGGCATGCTGCTCTTATGGTCTTGGGGATTGGTGCCCTTTCTTGGTTCTTACGGTAG
- a CDS encoding molybdopterin oxidoreductase family protein (COG:C;~EggNog:ENOG410PUCE;~InterPro:IPR041957,IPR009010,IPR006657,IPR006656, IPR006963;~PFAM:PF04879,PF00384,PF01568;~go_function: GO:0016491 - oxidoreductase activity [Evidence IEA];~go_function: GO:0043546 - molybdopterin cofactor binding [Evidence IEA];~go_process: GO:0055114 - oxidation-reduction process [Evidence IEA]) has product MPKVVESRDSIKNIWGDRTPYKHQWPTRCDSHLVDKPDKWVQSACVLCSNGCGMDIGVKDGKVVGVRGRTADRVNKGRLGPKGLNGWITIGHPDRLQHPLIRRNGKLERASWDEAMALIVDRAKDIQSRLTNHGIGFYTSGQLLLEEYYVLAMVGKAGLNTLHMDGNTRLCTATAAASMRESFGSDGQPGSYSDIDYTDCLFLVGHNMAATQTVLWSRVLDRLAGPNPPKLIVVDPRMSDTAKKATIHLTPKIGTNVALMNGLQHLIIENGWENEDYIAQHVCGMEDLKKVVKKYTPEYVEKITGVPVSQLHETARALATSGSLLSTALQGVYQSNQATAAACQINNINLLLGHIGKPGSGIFQMNGQPTAQNNRETGCDGEYPGFRNHQNPKHMQEIADIWNIDLTHVPHWNEPTHIQNMLNFVAAGSIEMFWVSGTNPLVSLPHLYRVRDLLTKPDLFLVVQDIFLTETAAIADVVLPAAQWGEKTGCFTNVDRTMHLSQKAVEPPGEAKPDLEIFLDFARRMDFRNKDGGVLIPFTEPEEVFAEWKKMSFGRPLDCSELSYEKLTGGSGIQWPCTKKYPYGKERLFEDGIFFTDTEYCESFGHDLETGAPLTKAQYQAINPAGRAILKSCHYKPSMEQPNSEFPFLLATGRNVFHFHTRSKTGRSKRLQGADRDACVVVSQTDADGVGLSNGEMVIVRSRRGQVELPVKIEGINAGHVFIPFHFGYFDSKDKRARAANELTIEQWDPVSKQPMFKSGAVRIEKCVQKESQSPVAPERQTAAIHAVEEQKLNASETRKDESQKRIRWLEMWLGATHESLEMLRDIYSDLIPRLVHDLEIQSGLEVMRRITHDAIGNLEPVIARYHESRLYGRKVCDRLRRSLFPMEENESNDAYEALIALQSLEMFLTYIEGHLTALSPASQALWDTEFVNAVTFAQTSVGRQKAWVTQHIKVKSPQTLLVPQMPPGQLATDASGLAREFYY; this is encoded by the exons ATGCCCAAGGTCGTCGAATCCAGGGACTCGATCAAGAACATCTGGGGCGACCGCACGCCCTACAAGCACCAGTGGCCGACGCGGTGCGACTCGCACCTCGTCGATAAACCGGACAAATGGGTCCAGAGTGCTTGTGTTCTGTGCAG CAATGGCTGCGGCATGGACATCGGGGTGAAGGATGGCAAAGTCGTCGGCGTGCGTGGACGGACAGCCGACCGCGTCAATAAAGGACGACTGGGGCCGAAGGGGTTGAACGG ATGGATAACAATCGGACACCCTGACCGTCTGCAACACCCGCTGATCCGGCGCAATGGCAAGCTGGAGCGGGCGTCGTGGGACGAGGCCATGGCGCTGATTGTAGACCGCGCAAAGGATATCCAGTCCAGACTGACGAACCACGGTATTGGGTTCTATACCAGTGGGCAGCTGTTACTCGAGGAGTATTATGTGCTCGCGATGGTTGGGAAGGCCGGGTTGAATACGCTACATAT GGATGGGAATACGCGCCTGTGCACTGCAACTGCAGCTGCGAGCATGCGAGAATCTTTCGGGAGTGATGGCCAGCCAGGCTCATATTCAGATATCGACTATACGGACTGTTTGTTCCTGGTCGGACACAATATGGCCGCCACGCAGACGGTGCTGTGGTCTCGAGTGCTGGACCGTCTTGCAGGGCCAAATCCACCGAAACTCATTGTCGTCGACCCTCGCATGTCAGACACTGCAAAGAAAGCGACAATACACCTGACGCCAAAAATCGGGACCAACGTGGCCCTGATGAACGGGCTGCAGCACCTGATTATCGAGAACGGCTGGGAGAATGAGGACTACATCGCACAGCACGTCTGCGGAATGGAAGACTTGAAGAAGGTCGTCAAGAAATATACACCTGAATATGTAGAAAAGATCACCGGAGTGCCTGTCTCCCAACTGCACGAGACTGCCAGAGCCCTAGCAACATCCGGCAGTCTGCTCTCAACAGCGCTACAAGGCGTCTACCAGTCCAACCAGGCCACCGCAGCAGCATGCCAAATCAACAACATTAATCTACTACTCGGCCACATCGGCAAACCCGGCAGCGGCATCTTCCAAATGAACGGACAACCCACGGCGCAAAACAACCGCGAAacaggctgcgacggcgaaTACCCCGGATTCCGCAACCACCAGAACCCCAAGCACATGCAGGAAATCGCCGACATCTGGAACATCGACCTGACGCACGTCCCGCACTGGAACGAACCAACGCATATCCAGAACATGCTCAACTTCGTCGCCGCCGGCAGCATCGAGATGTTCTGGGTGTCGGGGACAAACCCGCTCGTCAGCCTCCCCCATCTCTACCGCGTGCGCGACCTCCTCACAAAACcagacctcttcctcgtcgtgCAGGACATCTTCCTCACCGAGACAGCAGCAATCGCAGACGTGGTCTTACCAGCTGCGCAATGGGGCGAGAAAACAGGCTGCTTCACCAACGTCGACCGCACAATGCACCTGTCGCAAAAGGCCGTCGAACCACCGGGGGAAGCAAAACCAGACCTGGAAATCTTCCTCGATTTTGCGCGGAGAATGGACTTCCGCAATAAAGACGGCGGCGTGCTCATCCCCTTCACGGAGCCGGAGGAAGTCTTCGCTgagtggaagaagatgtCCTTTGGCCGGCCTCTTGACTGCAGCGAGCTCAGCTATGAAAAATTAACCGGTGGATCAGGGATCCAATGGCCCTGTACGAAAAAGTACCCATATGGAAAAGAGAGACTCTTCGAAGacggcatcttcttcacaGATACCGAGTACTGCGAGAGTTTCGGACACGACCTCGAGACCGGTGCACCACTCACCAAAGCACAATACCAGGCGATAAACCCAGCAGGCCGGGCTATTTTGAAATCATGCCACTACAAGCCGAGCATGGAGCAGCCGAATAGCGAGTTCCCATTTTTACTGGCGACAGGGAGGAAtgtcttccatttccataCGAGATCGAAGACCGGGCGATCGAAGCGGTTGCAGGGAGCAGATCGGGATGCATGCGTTGTTGTATCCCAGACAGACGCGGACGGCGTCGGGCTCAGTAACGGCGAGATGGTCATCGTGCGTTCAAGACGAGGACAAGTCGAACTTCCTGTGAAGATCGAGGGAATCAACGCAGGCCACGTCTTCATCCCGTTCCATTTCGGGTATTTCGACTCAAAGGACAAGCGCGCGAGAGCAGCGAACGAACTCACCATTG AACAATGGGACCCCGTCTCCAAACAGCCAATGTTCAAATCCGGCGCGGTACGAATCGAGAAATGCGTCCAGAAGGAATCACAGTCCCCCGTCGCCCCAGAGCGCCAAACCGCCGCCATCCACGCCGTAGAAGAGCAGAAACTGAATGCAAGCGAAACCCGCAAAGACGAGTCCCAGAAACGTATTCGGTGGCTGGAAATGTGGCTCGGCGCAACGCACGAAAGCCTCGAGATGCTGCGCGATATCTACAGCGACCTCATCCCGCGCCTGGTGCACGATCTGGAGATCCAGTCTGGACTTGAAGTGATGAGACGGATTACACACGATGCCATCGGCAACCTCGAACCGGTTATAGCCCGGTACCATGAGAGTCGGCTGTACGGACGGAAAGTCTGCGATAGGTTGCGGCGGTCTCTATTCCCCATGGAAGAGAACGAGTCGAACGACGCCTACGAGGCGCTGATTGCGCTGCAGTCGCTGGAGATGTTTCTGACATATATCGAGGGCCATTTGACGGCGCTATCGCCCGCGAGTCAGGCGCTTTGGGATACCGAGTTTGTAAACGCCGTTACGTTTGCTCAGACGAGCGTGGGCAGGCAGAAGGCGTGGGTTACGCAGCATATCAAAGTCAAGAGTCCACAGACGCTGCTGGTGCCGCAGATGCCACCGGGTCAGTTGGCTACAGATGCGTCAGGGCTCGCGAGGGAGTTTTACTACTGA
- a CDS encoding molybdenum cofactor guanylyltransferase (COG:S;~EggNog:ENOG410PXN6;~InterPro:IPR029044,IPR013482,IPR025877;~PFAM:PF12804;~go_function: GO:0003824 - catalytic activity [Evidence IEA];~go_process: GO:0006777 - Mo-molybdopterin cofactor biosynthetic process [Evidence IEA]): protein MIQPLLLAGGHSTRMGTRKELLRLYDEMPVYEHQLIRLRIACPDADAVYLSLPDPSALGPILENPRIERLTETSLQLYHQTFTFPVHVLYDEADVGPAGGLLAAHRDVPDASWLVVACDYPFFSVSAMNHICREMAALVTCFENSDGIYEPLLGVWSAPALSLLEENVKNGILGPKSVVFKSKGKAVRPLDENWLYNMNTPAEYSEALRMGGYIASITQDIQTFNNILS, encoded by the coding sequence ATGATCCaaccccttctcctcgcaGGCGGCCATTCCACTCGCATGGGAACCCGCAAGGAATTGCTCCGCCTTTACGATGAAATGCCAGTCTACGAGCACCAGCTCATCAGACTGCGCATCGCATGTCCTGATGCCGACGCAGTCTACCTCTCCTTGCCAGACCCGAGCGCCCTGGGTCCAATCTTAGAGAACCCGCGCATCGAACGGCTGACGGAGACCAGTCTGCAGCTGTACCATCAGACATTTACGTTCCCAGTTCATGTTCTGTACGATGAAGCCGACGTTGGCCCGGCTGGTGGCCTTCTTGCTGCCCATCGCGACGTCCCAGATGCATCCTGGCTTGTTGTTGCTTGCGACTACCCATTTTTCTCGGTCTCCGCTATGAATCACATATGTAGAGAGATGGCAGCGCTCGTTACGTGCTTTGAGAACTCCGACGGGATTTACGAGCCGCTGCTGGGCGTCTGGTCAGCCCCAGCCTTGTCCCTGCTCGAAGAGAATGTAAAAAACGGCATTCTGGGCCCAAAGTCTGTGGTATTCAAGTCGAAGGGCAAGGCCGTTAGACCGCTCGATGAAAACTGGCTATACAATATGAATACGCCTGCTGAGTACAGTGAGGCTCTACGGATGGGCGGGTATATCGCGTCGATTACACAGGACATTCAGACTTTCAACAACATTCTTAGCTAG
- a CDS encoding uncharacterized protein (COG:S;~EggNog:ENOG410PIUV;~TransMembrane:7 (o20-40i52-75o95-118i130-151o183-200i212-231o251-273i)), with product MNITNTACDVPPRSRQATQIGVGSSFIALTTIIMGLRMAGRPPFSAAFGIDDVVGFVTFVTAMVDTAIMITGARLGWGIDMWALTQAQIISQMKLFYVGIIFFYFSVSIAKLAILFFYLRIFTTRTFKRVTYGLIALCSAYSVAVVFQSAFDCTPASYYWTRFDGVSEGTCLDYAAFKVMPPLNIALDVVVMLLPLPLLLKLNLPLAKKIRVISMFSVGILIIIAGILRLSHLYHSITTYNITYNGGEISYYGVIEADVSVMCTCMPAIAALLKRLLPRWFASSRETYPTYQTAPSTRGTFRSSTNHTKPVSESAEDINLIPVVPDDSPVQRPQRCLRPR from the exons ATGAACATCACCAACACCGCTTGCGACGTCCCACCGCGCAGTCGCCAGGCAACCCAGATCGGCGTCGGCTCGTCCTTCATCGCCCTGACTACAATAATAATGGGATTGCGAATGGCTGGGAGACCTCCATTCTCTGCCGCTTTTGGGATAGACGATGTGGTTGGCTTCGTGACTTTT GTCACAGCGATGGTGGACACGGCGATTATGATTACAG GAGCGAGGCTGGGCTGGGGAATAGACATGTGGGCACTGACTCAGGCCCAAATCATCAGCCAGATGAAG CTCTTCTACGTCGGCATTAttttcttctatttctcCGTTTCCATCGCAAAGCTCGccattctcttcttctacctCCGCATATTCACCACCCGCACCTTCAAACGCGTCACCTACGGTCTAATTGCCCTGTGCTCGGCCTACTCAGTCGCAGTCGTCTTTCAGAGCGCGTTCGACTGTACTCCAGCTTCGTATTACTGGACGCGATTTGACGGTGTTTCTGAAGGGACCTGTCTCGACTACGCTGCTTTCAAGGTCATGCCGCCGCTGAATATTGCTCTGGATGTGGTGGTTATGCTCCTGCCgctgccattgctgctgAAACTGAATCTGCCCCTCGCGAAGAAAATTCGAGTGATCAGCATGTTTTCTGTTGGTATTTT GATTATCATCGCGGGCATCCTGCGTCTGTCGCATCTGTATCACTCTATCACGACGTATAACATTACTT ACAACGGCGGCGAAATCTCCTACTACGGCGTCATCGAGGCAGATGTCAGCGTGATGTGTACCTGCATGCCTGCCATTGCAGCGTTGCTCAAGAGACTCCTACCAAGGTGGTTTGCTTCTTCGAGGGAAACATATCCGACTTACCAAACGGCACCGTCAACGCGAGGGACATTCCGATCAAGCACGAACCATACGAAACCTGTCTCCGAGAGCGCGGAAGATATCAATCTCATTCCAGTAGTGCCAGATGATTCCCCGGTGCAGAGGCCGCAGAGGTGTCTCCGTCCGAGATAG
- a CDS encoding molybdopterin molybdotransferase MoeA (COG:H;~EggNog:ENOG410PNIV;~InterPro:IPR005110,IPR036135,IPR038987,IPR036425;~PFAM:PF03453;~go_process: GO:0032324 - molybdopterin cofactor biosynthetic process [Evidence IEA]) — protein sequence MPLPYAEAVRLVEEEAQCQRQHKPSPSESCSIYNACDRVVSTTIYSPISTPQYDTSAMDGFALSAAATENASAETPVIFEVTATTTAGDKPHSTVDDLRDGVPPCLEIMTGAPFPLGLDRDWYDCCVPVEDVVVTENKFSTRRYIAVSKPARHFQHRRFAGGDFRKRDVIIEAGESVLPQHVMAMASVGLTHVPVLRRPRVAIFSTGCELLSPDALSKPHDFMIHDANGPYLTTMLRRRGVDVDFRGVLRDSPETMQDAISTALDKSRPYTVESSYKRAFAVQWHEGFSAIIPQKPRHIPTGHIDAE from the exons ATGCCCCTGCCATATGCAGAGGCTGTACGGCTggtcgaagaggaggcgcaatgccagcgccagcacAAGCCCTCCCCAAGCGAATCCTGTTCGATATACAACGCATGCGACCGGGTAGTCTCGACAACAATCTACAGCCCAATTTCTACTCCGCAATATGACACCTCTGCGATGGATGGCTTTGCGCTGAGCGCGGCCGCAACAGAAAACGCAAGTGCTGAGACCCCAGTCATATTCGAAGTCACCGCCACGACGACTGCTGGGGATAAGCCGCATTCCACAGTTGACGATCTCAGGGATGGAGTTCCCCCTTGCCTGGAAATCATGACAGGGGCTCCGTTTCCCCTTGGGTTGGATCGAGACTGGTATGATTGCTGTGTGCCTGTTGAGGATGTTGTCGTGACCGAGAACAAATTCTCGACTCGTCGGTACATCGCGGTCTCGAAGCCTGCAAGACACTTCCAGCATAGAAGGTTTGCTGGGGGAGACTTCAGGAAGAGGGACGTCATtattgaagctggagagagtGTGCTGCCGCAGCATGTTATGGCAATGGCATCGGTCGGACTGACGCACGTTCCAGTCCTGCGCAGGCCTCGAGTGGCTATTTTCTCGACAGGCTGTGAGCTTTTATCGCCGGACGCACTCAGTAAACCTCATGATTTCATGATCCACGATGCCAATGGGCCATATCTGACGACGATGCTCCGAAGACGGGGAGTTGATGTCGACTTTCGCGGCGTCCTCCGAGACAGCCCAGAAACCATGCAGGATGCCATTTCAACGGCGCTGGATA AGAGTCGCCCTTACACTGTCGAGTCCAGTTACAAACGGGCTTTCGCAGTGCAATGGCATGAAGGGTTCAGTGCTATCATTCCGCAAAAACCCAGACATATTCCGACCGGGCATATTGACGCCGAATAA